In one window of Verrucomicrobiota bacterium DNA:
- a CDS encoding PIG-L family deacetylase has protein sequence MNVLIIAPHPDDEVIGCGGAVCLHVRQGNRVSAVFLTSGELGLKRLPREEAWRIREAEARKAAKMLGLEELFFLRQPDWMLGEHLVKVAAALRLVLEQEKPKLIYLPHPQDGHPDHQAALPVLKVALKRCRISKPELRAYEVWTPLAEFDQVEDITAVMPRKLRALRAHRSQLNEFDYERAVIGLNQFRGALAGRCRYAEVFQSIQLKAT, from the coding sequence ATGAACGTTCTGATCATCGCGCCTCACCCGGACGACGAAGTCATCGGCTGCGGCGGCGCTGTCTGTCTGCATGTGCGCCAGGGCAATCGCGTGTCAGCCGTGTTTTTGACTTCGGGTGAACTCGGCCTCAAACGTTTGCCGCGGGAAGAAGCCTGGAGAATCCGCGAAGCCGAGGCGCGTAAAGCGGCGAAAATGCTGGGGCTGGAAGAACTGTTTTTTTTGCGCCAGCCGGACTGGATGTTGGGCGAGCATCTCGTCAAAGTTGCGGCGGCGCTGCGTCTGGTGTTGGAACAGGAGAAGCCAAAACTCATCTACCTGCCACATCCCCAAGATGGACATCCCGATCACCAAGCCGCGCTCCCGGTGCTGAAGGTCGCGTTAAAACGCTGTCGCATTTCAAAACCGGAGTTGCGCGCTTACGAAGTCTGGACGCCACTCGCGGAATTTGACCAAGTGGAAGACATCACAGCGGTCATGCCGCGCAAGCTGCGCGCTTTGAGGGCGCATCGCTCGCAGTTGAATGAGTTCGATTACGAACGGGCCGTGATCGGACTGAACCAGTTTCGCGGTGCGCTGGCGGGCCGCTGCCGTTACGCGGAAGTGTTTCAGTCGATTCAGTTGAAGGCAACGTGA
- a CDS encoding glycosyltransferase family 4 protein — protein MRIAQISTLSAPVRQETGGSVESLIWLLTRELTRLGHEVTVFGIAGSEADGEVVVTMPGPYAQKGALEDWHLCEWVNLCKAVEQSDRFDVLHSHAYLWGIPLQPFARAPMVHTTHIVPDDDSAKLWCAAPQSCVTAISRHQWSAFPALKPSAIIPHGVDTAQFTLREQPEDYVCYLGRFVSGKGPLLAIEAARKLGLRLVMAGPSNPYFRENIQPLVDGKNVDYVGYVTGKERDCLLGGARALLYPIQYPEAFGLVLVEAMLCGTPVAAMKLGAVPEIVEEGVSGCMAATREEFVSVIPNCLALDRRRIHDRAMHGFSAERMAREYVALYAQLAAKKKS, from the coding sequence ATGCGCATCGCCCAAATCTCCACGCTGTCAGCTCCGGTCCGCCAGGAAACCGGGGGCAGCGTCGAGTCGTTGATCTGGCTGCTGACGCGTGAACTCACGCGACTCGGCCACGAAGTCACCGTCTTCGGCATCGCGGGTTCAGAGGCGGATGGCGAAGTGGTGGTCACGATGCCTGGTCCTTACGCGCAAAAAGGAGCGCTGGAGGACTGGCATCTGTGCGAATGGGTGAATCTCTGCAAGGCCGTTGAACAATCGGATCGCTTCGACGTGCTGCACAGTCATGCGTATCTCTGGGGGATTCCGCTGCAACCATTCGCGCGCGCGCCGATGGTGCACACCACGCACATCGTGCCGGATGATGATTCGGCGAAGCTTTGGTGCGCCGCGCCGCAGTCGTGCGTGACGGCGATTTCGCGTCATCAATGGAGCGCATTTCCTGCGCTCAAGCCGTCGGCAATAATTCCGCACGGCGTGGATACGGCGCAGTTCACCTTGCGTGAACAACCGGAGGACTACGTGTGCTACCTAGGTCGTTTTGTTTCAGGCAAAGGCCCGTTGCTGGCCATCGAAGCCGCGCGGAAACTCGGGTTACGCCTCGTGATGGCTGGGCCGTCAAATCCCTACTTCCGCGAAAACATTCAGCCGCTCGTGGACGGCAAGAACGTGGACTATGTCGGCTATGTGACCGGCAAGGAACGCGATTGTTTGCTCGGTGGCGCACGGGCTTTGCTCTACCCGATTCAATACCCCGAAGCCTTCGGTTTGGTGCTCGTGGAAGCGATGCTTTGCGGCACGCCGGTCGCCGCCATGAAACTCGGTGCCGTGCCGGAAATTGTGGAGGAAGGTGTCTCGGGCTGCATGGCCGCGACGAGGGAGGAATTCGTTTCGGTGATTCCGAATTGCCTCGCGCTCGACCGGAGGAGAATTCATGACCGGGCGATGCATGGTTTCTCGGCGGAACGCATGGCGCGCGAATACGTGGCGCTTTACGCGCAGTTGGCGGCGAAGAAAAAGTCATGA
- a CDS encoding glycosyltransferase family 1 protein codes for MTIIFAGTIGRSGLGGQAWAGLQYLLGLRALGHDVVYLEDCGKSSWVYIWEKEDWTHELDYPAAYVRACLEPFGFGDRWIYRDNYRSVGMPLDQFQEICSRADLLIMRAAPFWNWRKEYELPRRRAFIDVDPGFTQIAIANGDAGLAEGIAHVERRFTYAQRLGAPDCAIPNDGGPWLKTLPPVYLPEWPVVDTSATHFTSVMRWQGFKEVAHRGVSYGQRDKEFPRYFDLPKRTAQKFCIAQMGIKPETLTSHGWETVHGEIVSRTPQSYREFIQQSRGEFSVPKNGYVAMRGGWFSDRSVCYLASGRPVLIEDTGLADWLPVGEGLLTFTDPDAALRCIETTNADYEKHRRAARRLAEELFATEKILPQLLDAAMN; via the coding sequence ATGACCATTATTTTTGCAGGCACCATTGGTCGTTCCGGCCTCGGCGGGCAGGCGTGGGCCGGCCTGCAATACCTCCTCGGATTGCGCGCGCTCGGACACGACGTGGTTTATCTCGAAGATTGCGGCAAGTCCTCGTGGGTTTACATCTGGGAAAAGGAGGATTGGACGCACGAACTCGATTATCCCGCTGCCTACGTGCGTGCCTGTCTCGAACCGTTCGGTTTCGGTGACCGCTGGATTTATCGCGACAACTACCGCTCGGTCGGCATGCCGCTCGATCAGTTCCAGGAAATCTGTTCCCGCGCTGATCTGCTCATCATGCGGGCCGCTCCGTTTTGGAACTGGCGCAAGGAATACGAGCTGCCGCGGCGCCGCGCGTTCATTGATGTTGACCCGGGCTTCACGCAAATCGCCATCGCCAATGGTGACGCAGGATTGGCCGAAGGCATTGCGCATGTGGAACGTCGGTTCACATACGCGCAACGCCTCGGCGCACCAGACTGCGCGATCCCAAACGACGGCGGCCCGTGGTTGAAAACGCTTCCGCCTGTTTACCTGCCCGAGTGGCCGGTGGTGGACACGTCGGCGACGCATTTCACCTCGGTCATGCGTTGGCAGGGATTCAAGGAAGTCGCGCATCGAGGAGTCAGCTACGGCCAGCGCGACAAGGAATTCCCGCGCTATTTCGATTTGCCAAAACGCACGGCGCAAAAGTTTTGCATCGCGCAAATGGGCATCAAGCCGGAAACGCTCACAAGTCACGGCTGGGAAACCGTTCACGGCGAAATCGTTTCGCGCACGCCGCAATCGTATCGCGAGTTCATTCAGCAATCGCGTGGCGAATTCAGCGTGCCGAAGAACGGTTACGTCGCCATGCGCGGCGGCTGGTTCAGCGACCGCAGTGTGTGCTACCTTGCCAGCGGGCGGCCGGTGTTGATCGAGGACACGGGATTGGCCGACTGGTTGCCCGTGGGCGAGGGGCTGCTGACGTTCACGGATCCGGATGCCGCGCTGCGCTGTATCGAGACGACCAACGCCGATTACGAAAAGCACCGCCGCGCCGCGCGTCGCTTGGCGGAGGAATTATTCGCGACGGAAAAAATCTTGCCGCAGTTGCTGGACGCGGCCATGAACTGA
- a CDS encoding class I SAM-dependent methyltransferase — protein sequence MELASLKLLHCPFCGGQLKLEQSAALEMVQGRLQTGLLGCACCAYPVVAGIPYLRTGQTARAALGLLDVGKADEALFTLLGLEGRRREQFEALRRDTRSFTCQQALEILSPNPEGNYFLYRFSDPTFLVSESLLYALSQDTRCTEGRMLDLCGGAGHLTRTLCNLAPDGEVWLADLEFWKLWLAKQFVAPECRAICCDAALPLPFARRSFSLIVCADALHYVWPRRLAAGEMTRLVGREGAIVVTALHNALCENASAGSPLEPADWRGLFEEIPARLFAESAVLNAILADRPIALSLDHADAELATEPTLIAIASELEGLFRDYQLPGDYPFVRRPVLNPLYRRADNGSANSWTLQFPSPEYAEEFAACRRYLPERLTLTESQVKGLNGSGVGEELRELARRRVVLDLPENYL from the coding sequence ATGGAACTCGCCTCTTTGAAATTATTGCACTGCCCTTTCTGCGGCGGCCAATTGAAGCTGGAGCAAAGCGCCGCACTGGAGATGGTGCAAGGCAGGTTGCAGACGGGCCTGCTCGGCTGCGCGTGCTGCGCTTATCCGGTCGTGGCCGGCATTCCTTACCTGCGGACCGGGCAGACGGCACGGGCGGCGCTCGGTTTGTTGGACGTCGGCAAGGCGGATGAGGCGCTCTTCACACTGCTTGGCTTGGAAGGGCGGCGACGGGAACAATTTGAAGCCTTGCGTCGCGACACGAGGTCGTTCACCTGCCAGCAGGCGCTGGAAATTCTCAGCCCCAATCCCGAGGGCAACTATTTCCTCTACCGTTTTTCCGACCCGACTTTTCTGGTGAGTGAAAGTCTGTTGTACGCGCTCAGCCAGGACACGCGCTGCACCGAGGGACGAATGCTCGATTTGTGCGGCGGGGCCGGTCATCTCACCCGCACGCTGTGCAACCTCGCTCCAGACGGCGAAGTCTGGCTGGCTGACCTGGAGTTCTGGAAGCTCTGGCTGGCAAAGCAGTTTGTCGCTCCAGAATGCCGCGCGATTTGTTGCGATGCCGCCCTGCCGCTGCCATTCGCGCGCAGAAGTTTTTCGCTCATCGTCTGCGCGGACGCGCTCCATTACGTCTGGCCGCGCCGGCTGGCGGCTGGCGAAATGACCCGGCTCGTCGGTCGCGAGGGCGCGATCGTGGTCACTGCTTTGCACAACGCGCTTTGTGAAAACGCCTCCGCCGGATCGCCGCTCGAACCGGCGGACTGGCGAGGTCTTTTCGAGGAAATTCCCGCGCGGCTTTTCGCGGAGAGTGCCGTGCTCAACGCGATTCTGGCCGATCGTCCGATTGCGCTGTCACTGGATCATGCCGATGCCGAGCTGGCTACTGAGCCGACGCTAATCGCCATTGCGAGCGAGTTGGAAGGTTTGTTTCGTGACTACCAATTGCCGGGCGACTATCCGTTCGTACGGCGGCCGGTGTTGAACCCGCTTTATCGGCGCGCGGACAACGGCTCGGCGAATTCCTGGACGCTCCAGTTCCCTTCACCGGAATACGCGGAAGAATTCGCCGCCTGCCGGCGCTACCTGCCCGAACGACTGACGTTGACGGAGTCGCAGGTGAAGGGCTTGAACGGCAGTGGCGTTGGAGAAGAATTGCGTGAATTGGCCCGGCGCCGCGTGGTGCTCGATCTGCCGGAGAATTATCTCTAA
- a CDS encoding acyltransferase, whose translation MFDLGPRARVSVGEFTLMNGARIICDSEISIGDYCLISWNVVLMDTRRLPLETEARRRELERVHTRKPRHAVNYAPTQPIRIGNKVWVGFDSCILPGVTIGEGAVVGARSVVTTDVPPFTVVAGNPARVIRQLDPDSPTSTSTT comes from the coding sequence ATGTTCGACCTCGGTCCGCGGGCGCGAGTGAGCGTCGGCGAGTTCACGCTCATGAACGGCGCACGCATCATTTGCGACTCGGAAATATCCATCGGCGACTATTGCCTCATCTCCTGGAATGTTGTGTTAATGGACACGAGACGGCTGCCGCTCGAAACGGAAGCGAGGCGACGAGAATTGGAACGCGTGCACACCCGGAAACCACGCCATGCGGTCAACTATGCTCCCACCCAACCGATCCGCATCGGCAACAAAGTTTGGGTCGGATTTGATTCCTGCATTCTGCCGGGCGTGACAATCGGCGAAGGCGCCGTGGTGGGGGCGCGTTCGGTAGTGACGACCGACGTGCCGCCTTTCACGGTTGTCGCGGGTAATCCGGCCCGGGTCATTCGCCAACTCGATCCCGATTCGCCCACCAGCACTTCAACGACTTAA
- a CDS encoding acyltransferase: MDGVHFAIGREGRVSIGDYCYFTNAVLLCELELRIGNYVVIGWNTTLADTDFHPLAPAERVADAIACSPLGKGRPRPAIAKKPVIIGDDVWIGPNATILKGVNIGAGAFIEAGSLITRDVPPGARVLGNPAQIIGQNT; encoded by the coding sequence ATGGATGGTGTCCACTTTGCCATCGGGCGCGAAGGCCGCGTCAGCATTGGGGATTATTGCTACTTCACCAACGCGGTGTTGCTCTGTGAATTGGAGTTGCGGATCGGCAACTACGTCGTCATCGGTTGGAACACGACGTTGGCCGACACGGATTTTCATCCGCTTGCGCCCGCCGAACGCGTGGCGGACGCCATCGCTTGTTCCCCTCTCGGCAAGGGACGGCCACGGCCAGCAATTGCCAAAAAGCCGGTAATCATCGGTGACGACGTGTGGATCGGACCAAACGCCACGATCCTCAAAGGCGTGAACATCGGCGCGGGAGCTTTCATCGAAGCCGGTTCGCTCATCACCCGCGACGTGCCGCCGGGTGCCCGCGTCCTGGGCAACCCGGCGCAAATCATCGGCCAAAACACTTGA